The following proteins are co-located in the Rattus norvegicus strain BN/NHsdMcwi chromosome 19, GRCr8, whole genome shotgun sequence genome:
- the LOC134478878 gene encoding uncharacterized protein LOC134478878 isoform X7 — protein MEEVVMSILHNLEMENTEIHENNHKLKKEMTFSSNLHSQLLMQNTWRKKLFAFTPESKEVHLDCALNQKYLVDFNEKDKDQQRPDPASSGLRKCKRTGIEHTQRRELLKNTLLSQNSPADHHPEY, from the exons atggaggaggtagtcatgtcaattctgcacaacttagagatggagaacactgagatccatgagaacaaccataagctgaagaaggagatgaccttctctag caacctgcacagccagctcctgatgCAGAATACATGGAGGAAGAAGTTGTTTGCATTCACAccggagagcaaggaggtacatcttgattgtgcactgaaccagaaatatttggttgacttcaatgagaaagataaagaccagcaacgtccagacccagcatcatctg gtctcagaaagtgcaagagaacTGGCAttgaacacacacaaagaagagagCTCCTGAAGAATACATTGCTTTCTCAGAACTCCCCTGCTGACCACCATCCTGAATATTAA